One Gossypium arboreum isolate Shixiya-1 chromosome 13, ASM2569848v2, whole genome shotgun sequence genomic window, TCATTGGGGTTGCTTAAACACATGGGTGATCTTTTGTTTTTCTCATTTGCTGTCCGAAAATGTATTGCCTTAATTAGTACTCATGAGTGAACAAGCGTCAAGCATGTAGATGCTTTTGCATTCAAGATAAACGGTGACCAGCATGCATGAAGACAAGTTTACAATCAATTAAGGGGAATTACGCAAATTCTTGGGTCTAATAGGTAGGTTTCTTCAAGGTTACGGCTTGTTAGTCAGAAACCTAATTGACCTAAAAAGAAGAATGCCTTTCAGTGATCCACATTTCAACTCAAGCAAGCCTTAACCACATTTCCTATCCTTGGGTTGTCATTTACAGTGGGATGTGATGCTTCAGTACAAGGCATAAGGGCTATTATTCTATAGTCTGACCATTTTAGTGTCTTTCATTTTCCACTTATGATCAAAATTTCTTGCAAAAGTGGAACCACAAGGCTTACTGATGAAGCTCTTGCCATTTGATTTCACCATTGTTTACAAAGGTGGAAAAGAAAAATATCGGTGTTGCTTTCTCAAAGACCCCATCATGTTGATTTCTTAGCTCTTGGTATCCCAGTTCTGTTGGATTTAACTCATTCATTAAGAACTACCCATACCAAATCTGGGAGGATATCTCACTGGACCTGATTTTCGGGACTACCCAAGTTTGGTGGTTAGTGATACTATCCTGGTGGTCGTCAATCGTCTCGGCAAATTCTTTAATTAACATGACAGCTGTTGACCCCCCCCCCCAAGCACCGCCCACAACGGCTATTATTTTTGAATCTTTTTGGAGCCTTTTGCTTTCAATTTGATTAAATTGCCCGTTGCTTCCGTAATGTTTCTAGAAACCAAaaagaaaatgataataaaagTAATGTTTACTTGTAATGATTCTTTCACAACTTTTAACATCTcaaaactttcttttctttcaaattaattTAGTTTCTTAATAAAAGACcatattttcaaataaataatgtTATCTTTACCAaacttaatttatatattttatcaaatttAGGTCTAGTTGTTATTGTtactttaaattttcttttataaaatttgtaaaataaacaaACTAAATTTCTTGAAATTAAATTACAAATGCATGCTTTAACCTATTTAATATAATGATTTTCATTATTTGACTAATTACAATcaatttcttttttcatttatGGGTGAGAAGAGTTGAAGATGAATTCAGATCCTTCTATCCACTAGTGTacaaattaattaaacttattttaaatttataaaataaagggTGGCAACAAAAAGATAGGTATAGGCTTTGACccttttgatttggtaaaattcCATATTAAATCCTTATTTTCTATAATGCtctaattattaaaatgataaaatttctgtTTTGCCCTAAAAAATAGAATTCTATTTCGATCCCTCACTATAAAAAAGTTTGAGATTATACCTTCTAATTTCTTTTAACATTTCATTATATCCTAAATGAAACATGTTTTACCTTGAAAATTGCTTGACATGTTTTTGAATGTGAATAAATTGACAATAATTTCTCTACATGATAATAAAATcgtaagtaaaataaaatttcaagttagaTTCATTTGATATAGTGTTGAAAAATTCAATCaattaaaagttaatattttaaataacttaatttttaaatacgTTTAATAACCTATGATAATAACTATTGGATAGAATAATTTTAACAAAAAgtatagaaaatgataaatagAGGGACTTATTAACAAAAAgtatagaaaatgataaatagAGGGACTTACTTATCACTTAATAtagaataaattaattattttattgcatttaatattatattatcttttattaaattttattttctaatataaCCTCTAGAGCTACCAAATACGAATTAAGTGATAATATtatcaaatttaatattatattatatttaacccttaaataagaggataatgcatTTCAACGCACTTGAAACCATACGATGCCAATTGAGCTAAAACTCAATCAGCGATGATAAAAACATTTATAACACACTCTAAGCAAATGAATTCATATTATAAGTGTGATACCAAATATAAATTATTGGTGAAAGTATCATAGCCATCCTTATATTATATTTGGATTGCATTTTAGTTTTTCTAttgaaaaataagtaaattgGTCTCCGTACGTTACATGAATGAGCAAATAGTTCATTCGTTAGTTATCCCATAAAATGCTTGTTTTCGTGTTGTATTTATGAGGTACAATTTagttttaacctttataattttattcaatttggcccCTATTGTTTTATTTGAAGCAAATTGGCTCTTAACCTTTCATTGTTGAtgtaatactattttatcttacATGTCATAttagtaaataatttaaaaatattaaaaaagaatatatgaataaaaatttttatttcaaaattatggaaaactcttcaaaatgaaaaaaatgaaaacataaaaatttcaaaaaattatacaAGTATTTTAATGAATTTGGGTATATTTTAAGagatttttttcataattttcggAATTATAATACCGTGTCAGTAATGAAAATTTTGAAGGTTAATTTTCTCTAAATAAAAAGAgtagagaccaaattgaataaaaatgtaaAGATCAAGAACTAAAATTACTATTATCTCTTAAACACAAAACACCAAAATAAGTATTTGAAGGAAGAATTATTTTACTCTCTTCaataaaaagaactaaaattCAATCTGAAATATAGTTAAGGGACCCTGTAGTACTTTTAACCGAACCCCATTTGGTTTTCTTTTGATAATACGGTTTAtttgttttattgaaaattacttctgaaaataatttttaaaaataatttattttttgaaaaatttaatattttctagtgttttggatgaatttatataaaatatttttgttgtttgacaAATTTCttagaaatattttataaaagctattttcaatgaaataaacattcatataggattttcatctttttattatttaattgaatttattttatatctataaattttatattttacattgtttttgcatatattaaaaatattttgttaaatttagattCATTATAATGTCATTTTTAGTTGTATGACTatcaagtgagtatttttatttaaaaatgtgacattaacaaaattaacaaaaaaatttaacaatgtcaataattggacttgattttcaaatttgaaaaatagaggaactaaattcttaaaaacaaaattatagagactaaattataaatttatgaaGAATATATAGACTTATGATatatttaacctttatactacaaaacatttattattaatatattataattgtaataaaaatttattattaaaataaaattaaaatattaaatagtttattaaaataataaattatattattatattaataatttattatatgactaaatataaataattaaatatgtatgtttaataatttattattaatataataatattaagtttgatataagttaaattttgaataaaataaaagaaaaatgtttattttctattcatcaaattGTTTTATTTGAACCAAACACAAAAATATGGAGAAGATATTTTCTTTAAAACGTTTTACAACCGACCCTAAGGAGAAAAGCAAAGGGTATGACCATGAAGGATATTATGGTCATTTGGAGCTAATAAAACACACAGCTAGATCTAAAGATTTAAGAGTTCGAAAACCACAACGGTCATCTCCATCCGCTTCTCACAAACAAAAACTTCCCATCACCCTCTTTCTGCTTCTctacaaattcaaatttaaatttaaattcaaattcgaagCCGTCCCTCACTCTCTCTCTTTCTCAGAGatctcaaatctttcttcttcttcttctctataCCTTCTTCTTTTTTCTGAAAACTCCCAAAATACGAGAGTGAAAACAATGAAATCAACTGCAGAAGCCGCCGTTGCCGAGAATGGCCGGTTTTTGGGAAGCATTTCGACTTCTTCGCTTCGAAATCTGCTTCCTAAATCAAAACTTAAGAAAAGCATCAAGAAATCCAACTCTGAAAACAGTCCTCCACCAGATCCCAACattattcaaataaataattctgCTCAGTTTTCCCCCAAATCTCCACTCTCCAAATCGCTTACTTCTGACTCCTTCGTGAACCCATCTGACGCTCATCCCCAAATTCCGCTTTCTATGGACTCTTCCGTCAAGGTATAGTTAAACAACATCAGTATTTccttcttcttattattattttaaaaaaaaatgatatatGTTGAACCATTGTTTGGAATTTAAGCAGAAAGATATGGTTGAATCCGAAGAACAAAATGGAGATTTGACGAATTTAGATCCATCCGTCAAGGTAAACGCAATTTCAGTGCAACACAGTTCTCATAATTTTAAAGCTTTTAGCATATTTCTAAACAAGGTTTTGAACTTCTTCTGGGTTTTTTCAAtctttagcaaagttgaaaaccGAACTTGCTTTTTAAGTTTGActcaattttcatatttttttgtgAACAAATAGGTGGTAGTGAGAATTAGACCCATAAATGGTCAAGAAAAAGAAGTGGATCGAACAGTGACGAAGGTTTCTTCAGATTCTTTATCAGTCGGTGGCCGCAAATTCACATTCGATTCTGTTCTTGATGCAAATTCCAGTCAGGTTAGTCAGCAGAAtcaatttttatatcttcatttatatttttcctttttagaAAAAAAGGGTGTGTTGACTCATAATAAACTGTATTTTTTTGGTGGCTACCAGGAGAATGTCTTTCAACTAATTGGTGTTCCTTTGGTTAAAAATGCATTAGCTGGTTACAACACTTCAGTTTTGTCGTATGGACAGGTACTCTttagaatatataaatatattttaagctCTTTATCTGTTTGATGAGCATTCATAACAATAAAATTTGACGGTGAGTTGTGTATAAAGTAACCATGGTTTATGCAAAATTACTTGTCAATAGACTGGAAGTGGAAAGACTTATACAATGTGGGGTCCACCAAGCGCCATGGTTGAGGACCCTTCACCTGCGAGCCACCAGGGGATTGTTCCTCGTATCTTCCAAATGCTGTTCTCTGAGATTCAAAGGGTATGCTCTTCTGTTTTCCTTATTCTGAATTTTATTAGAAAATGAGTATTAGGACTTTGGAGTTTGGAAGTGTAGTTCATTGCTTCACACGTTTAAATTTTGTAGGAACAAGAGAACTCTGATGGGAGACAGACAAATTATCAGTGTCGTTGCTCCTTTCTTGAGGTATATACTGGATTGAAGTAGTCTAGTTTGCCGTCCTGAATCTGAATGCTTGTAACAATGTCTGGACCTTTTGTTAGACATAATGTAATGCTTTCTGTACGTTTATTTTCAGATTTACAATGAGCAAATTGGGGATTTACTCGATCCAACTCAAAGGAACCTTGAGGTAAATGTTTGCCTATACTTATTTTCCCATTCAAACAGCTTCCCAGGGTTTATTGCTTCAGGTTGGTGCATAATTGGTTTGTTGGACATCGCTTTCCAGATAAAGGACGATCCAAAGAATGGATTGTACGTTGAGAATTTGACAGAAGAATATGTTTCTAGCTATGAGGATGTAACTCAAGTTTTGATTAAGGTAGGCAGGCAACCATACAAGCTGAAATAATGTTTTCAATGCATACTTATCTAACACATTTTCtttaaaatatgtatatttagtaTAATCTTTACTCATAAGTCTTTTTAACAATAGTGTTTTAATGATGTTAAACTTGTTATCGTGTCAATTGGATAGTGTATGtataaattttaactaaaaaactGTAGGTAGTTTTTTTATAAATGGATACCTATTATTAGTTTCTAGTCAATTATCTAATTTAGTTGGTGTCAATTGGCAAAAGCTTAATAATAGTACTGATAGGAGAAATTTATCagtgataaaaaataaatataataaagaataaagaagatCGTAGATATATTATTGACTTGAAATTTTCGTTCCATGCATGTATTTATTACTCTTTATGTGTGTTACAGGGGCTTTCAAGTAGGAAGGTTGGAGCAACTACTGTAAATTCCAAGAGCTCTCGGTCTCACATTGTTTTTACTTTTTTCATTGAATCTTGGTGCAAGGTACAGAGCCAAATCTTGATTTTATATCACTGAAGTCAAGACAAGATTTAGTTGCTAATCTTTTCTTTTGGGTGTCAACCAGTCAGGTTTAGTTTTATGACATTTTACTGTTGATGTTGTTCACTTCCATGATTAATGTTATGAAATGTACTCGTGCACATCTAGAATATAAGTGCTGCTGTTCTAGAAATAATGAGCTGATCATCATTGATTCATACAGCAGGGAGCTTCATCAAAATGTTTCAGCAGTTCAAAAACAAGCAGAATCAGCCTGATTGACCTTGCAGGATTGGATAGAAACAAACTTGAAGATGTTGGTAGACAACATTTACAGGAAGGCAAAAATGTCAAGAAGTCCTTATCACAACTTGGGTATGTTTATCATTACCTTTATATAATCTGGAAGCTATTATTGCGTATGGCTAGAGCTGATTGATATAATCTTTTCTTGTTTCATCGGTGTAGGTATTTGGTGAACACTCTTGCAAAAGAAACTCAACCTGAAAAACCTGAAGATGTTCCATATGGGGGTTCCTGTTTAACACGTATATTGAGAGAATCCCTTGGTGGCAATGCCAAACTCACAGTTATATGCAATATTTCTGCAGACAACAGGTATTCTAGTCGAATTACAGTTTTTGTCTTTGTTCTTTATGTACAGAACCTTATTAATCGAAAAGCTGCAATTTTTTTTCTGAGGTCATTATTTAAGCTAAGCTTATTGTTTTTGACAGCAGAAATACAAGTGAAATACTGAGCACTCTTAGATTTGGGCAAAGGGTTAAAGCTGTCAGAAACGAGCCAGTAATAAATGAAATATCTGAAGATGATGTAAATGGCTTGAGTGATCAGATTCGTCAACTGAAGGTCGAAAAGTTTCTACATTAGTTGCCCTTTTTATTGTACTTAATCATAACTTGACTTGCTGTTATATCAATTACAGGAAGAGCTTATAAGAGCAAAGTCTGATGCATATAGCTCAGTTGGGAGTAAAAGTGGATATTTTAAAGGGTGGAATGCACGTGAAAGCTTGAACCAGTTAAGAATAAGCCTTAACCGCTCTCTGATCCTTCCACGCATAGATAACGAATACGAGGAAGAGATTAATATTGGCGAGGATGATGTAAAGGAACTACGTCAGCAGCTAGATTATTTAGATAGCTCTTGTGAGACAAACTTAAGAGATCCATCGGACAAGAGAGGTTCCATTCAATCTTCTGTAAAAGAAAGTTGTGAGACAGACTTGCTGAGTGAATATGACATTCATTGCCCAAAGGAAACAGAGatagaagaaattgatgaagtgGAAGTTCCTCCCATGTCCAGTCCTGAGCCAGCTGATGACCTTTCAGTTACATCAAAAACTTTGAAGGCTGTTGATCCTTCAATTAGAAATAGCATCTCCATCAGCCCACATCGTCGGTCTTCAATCCTTGAAGAGCCTACATTGTCTGAATCTCCGAAAATTGCAAATAATCTAAGGAAAAGCATGGCTGTTCCGTCAGCACTTTTGGCCAGTCAGAAAAATGTATCAGAGAGTTCAGAGTCAGAGGTATTACGAGAGTTGCTCAAATATAGTGACCACATCAGGTCCTCATTACGTACAAGCAAGACGTTTTTAGGACCTACAGAGTCTTTGGCTGCAAGCCTTCAAAGGGGCCTGCAGATTATTGATCAACACCAGCATAGTTCAGTTCCCAACAGATCTTCAGTTGCCTTCTCTTTCGAACACCTGATGCTGAAACCTTCTCCAGAAGCAGACAAGGCCAATGCTTCTGTTCAAACATTACCAAATGACAAACCATCTCCGGATGGTTCTTCTACTCCTTTGTTTTGTTCATCTTGCCAAAGGAAGTTTGACAATAACCACCCTGATGAGGTTCAGGATAGCTTGAAGACATGGATTGTAACGGTTGATAACCAACAGAGAGATGGCAGGAACACAGTATGTTCAAGACTTGCTCTGGTTCAAGGGAACATTTTCTCTTTTATGGTTTGCTTGTTCCATACTTATTAGTTTTTTGTTGCTTCCAATTCAGGTGGAAGAAGCCTCCAAAAAAGAGAAAACACTTGAAAGTGTTTGTAAGGAGCAAGCAGCCAAAATTGAGCAGTTAACCCAGCTGGTAATAATTTTATTGACCTCTTTAGTCTTTAGAAATAAGAACATGCATAACTGGATTAAATCATGGCTTAAAACTTCTACAGGTGAAAAAATACAAACTTGAAAGAGAAAATTCTGCAATTGAACATGCTCCTGAGCCTCTGAAGAATGAAATAATACTGTTTGATGAGCAGTCCAACAATGGTGAAAATGGAAAAGAATATTTTGATATGACTGAAAAGGAAGCACTTCTTCAGGAGATTCAGACATTGAAAAGTAAATTGCAGTCATATACTGCTTCTCCATCTCCAAACAAGTCTACTGAAATACTGAGGTCCTCTTTGTTGTCACGTTCCATTCAATTGCGAAAAAGTGTAGACTGTCGTAATAACAGCGAGGAAGAACTTGAGCGAGAAAGACAAAGATGGATGGAAATGGAAAGTGACTGGATATCCCTGACCGATGAGCTCAGGATGGATCTGGAATCTAACCGCTGCCGTGCCGAAAAAGTAGAGATGGAACTGAAATTAGAGAAGAAGTGCACCGAGGAGTTAGATGATGCTCTTAGCAGAGCTGTCCTCGGTCATGCTAGAATGGTTGAACACTATGCTGATCTTCAAGAAAAATACAATGATCTGGTTTCGAAGCACCGGGCGATAATGGAAGGCATAGCAGAGATAAAGAAGGCAGCAGCAAAGGCAGGAAGCAAAGGTCATGGTGCACGTTTTGCCAAATCCCTGGCGGCTGAGCTCTCAGCTATTAGAGTGGAAAGGGAAAGGGAGAAAGAACAATTGAAAAAAGAGAACAAAAGTCTCAGAATCCAGCTAAGAGACACAGCAGAGGCAGTTCATGCTGCTGGAGAACTCCTAGTTAGGCTGAGAGAAGCTGAGCAAGCTGCCTCAATTGCTGAGGTAAACTAACTTCTACATCTATACTGCTAAAAAAAAGGAACTGCAGAATTGATCctaacttgattttttttttattgatcctaacttgattttttttttttacaggaGAACTTTAGTAATGTTCAGCAAGAGAATGAAAAGTTGAAAAAGCAAGCGGATAAGTTGAAAAGAAAACACAAGATGGAAATGGTGACCATGAAACAGTACCTTGCAGAGAGCAGATTGCCAGAATCTGCACTACAACCATTATACCGAGAGGATTCAGATGTAGCAGCATCACACAACAGCAGTGCAATTCCATATGATGATCAGGCTTGGAGAGCAGAATTCGGactaatatatcaagaacatTACTAATTCATCTAAAACAAATCTGACCTTACTTTGGTCAGAATGAAGATATGTATACCTATGTTGTTTGTGAGTGTCGGATACGAATATGTATCTTacacaatttaattcttttaaaatgttttttttttttggtgtgtAAAAGTTACAAGTCAATCTTATACCCATATCCGGATATATGTATGTTGGACATGGGTTAGAGCAAGAGGGACACATACTACTAttcttgtatttttattttttatttttgatcaaAATACTACTATTCTTGTATTGAATGCATCAtctctaataatttttattttttgagtcTACGATGTGATGTCAGCAACGCATTTTTTGGGTATTACTAATAGGTTTTCAATTTACTtttgaattattcaaaagttttcagcTATTAAAATCGAAAGTTCTCTTTTCACTTCTCTTTtatagtttagttttttttttcgtaAAATAACTTTAGATATTACGAATTTGTGGAcaaaaattcaaacaatttaattttttgattTCTGACACTAACTGTTAAATTAACTTGGATTCAAGATATGTTCTTCTATTTGTCAATAGGTACTAATCTATTGTATCGAACAACAAATCGTTACTTGGAGTTTTTTGGtggaacttaaaaaaaaaaacttaacctaacgacttgaataaaatttttgaatagtttagACATTTCTAATAGttcaatgaccaaattgtaactttttttagttaagtacacaaaacaaaaacataactgtagtttagtgactaatagtgtagtttacccaaaaaaaattaaatataagctTCATAAAACGCCGTCGTTTGCAGATAAGCAAAACAAAATATCGGATATCTTGTAAAGAAAAGATAGATAGGTACGTCGAGAAAGGGGAAAAAAAGAACTCATAgtagtttttggacaaaaatggctaCTTCGGATTCTCCAAACACTTCAGCTGAGTCTGATattgaaacaaaccctaatcCTAATTCTTCAAAAGCCATAATCCCAACACCATCCAATTCCAATTCCCCTGCCGTATGCCTCTTCCAATTCGCAGGAGACTCCGCCGCCGGTGCCTTCATGGGCTCAATCTTTGGCTACGGtatcatttttctcttttccttgctaaatattttatgatttttcccTCTCTCAGTGTTTTTTTTGGCGTTGTTGGTAAGTTTGGTAAAGAACAAATTTTTGGGAATTTTTCCATTGAATttcttggtaagtttagttttgaTGTTATTTGTGAATCTAggtttttggaaattttaaatcagatcagaattttttttttctttttgtaattttatttttttgcatgAACTTTTTAATTTTAGTACATATGAGTTTAAACTTATAATAATGTATGTACCTATGGAATATTGATAGTAATTGAGTGGAGAAGATAGTCATTATATTTGAACAGTGGATTATTCTGTTTTTGTGCATTTCTAATTGTAATTTAGATTAAGTAATTTCCTTTGGCTTCTGTCTTTAAGCTTGAACATTAACCCTTTTGAGAACTTTAGATTTTTAAAAGATTGAGCTATTATGTATTTGATTTTGTGTGAGAAGTAGGATTTTAT contains:
- the LOC108464288 gene encoding kinesin-like protein KIN-12F isoform X2, whose product is MKSTAEAAVAENGRFLGSISTSSLRNLLPKSKLKKSIKKSNSENSPPPDPNIIQINNSAQFSPKSPLSKSLTSDSFVNPSDAHPQIPLSMDSSVKKDMVESEEQNGDLTNLDPSVKVVVRIRPINGQEKEVDRTVTKVSSDSLSVGGRKFTFDSVLDANSSQENVFQLIGVPLVKNALAGYNTSVLSYGQTGSGKTYTMWGPPSAMVEDPSPASHQGIVPRIFQMLFSEIQREQENSDGRQTNYQCRCSFLEIYNEQIGDLLDPTQRNLEIKDDPKNGLYVENLTEEYVSSYEDVTQVLIKGLSSRKVGATTVNSKSSRSHIVFTFFIESWCKQGASSKCFSSSKTSRISLIDLAGLDRNKLEDVGRQHLQEGKNVKKSLSQLGYLVNTLAKETQPEKPEDVPYGGSCLTRILRESLGGNAKLTVICNISADNRNTSEILSTLRFGQRVKAVRNEPVINEISEDDVNGLSDQIRQLKEELIRAKSDAYSSVGSKSGYFKGWNARESLNQLRISLNRSLILPRIDNEYEEEINIGEDDVKELRQQLDYLDSSCETNLRDPSDKRGSIQSSVKESCETDLLSEYDIHCPKETEIEEIDEVEVPPMSSPEPADDLSVTSKTLKAVDPSIRNSISISPHRRSSILEEPTLSESPKIANNLRKSMAVPSALLASQKNVSESSESEVLRELLKYSDHIRSSLRTSKTFLGPTESLAASLQRGLQIIDQHQHSSVPNRSSVAFSFEHLMLKPSPEADKANASVQTLPNDKPSPDGSSTPLFCSSCQRKFDNNHPDEVQDSLKTWIVTVDNQQRDGRNTVEEASKKEKTLESVCKEQAAKIEQLTQLVKKYKLERENSAIEHAPEPLKNEIILFDEQSNNGENGKEYFDMTEKEALLQEIQTLKSKLQSYTASPSPNKSTEILRSSLLSRSIQLRKSVDCRNNSEEELERERQRWMEMESDWISLTDELRMDLESNRCRAEKVEMELKLEKKCTEELDDALSRAVLGHARMVEHYADLQEKYNDLVSKHRAIMEGIAEIKKAAAKAGSKGHGARFAKSLAAELSAIRVEREREKEQLKKENKSLRIQLRDTAEAVHAAGELLVRLREAEQAASIAEENFSNVQQENEKLKKQADKLKRKHKMEMVTMKQYLAESRLPESALQPLYREDSDVAASHNSSAIPYDDQAWRAEFGLIYQEHY